The following proteins are encoded in a genomic region of Acipenser ruthenus chromosome 4, fAciRut3.2 maternal haplotype, whole genome shotgun sequence:
- the rpa3 gene encoding replication protein A 14 kDa subunit produces the protein MMGDIMEAARVRINSSMLSQYINKPVCFVGRVEKVHQTGTSFLLSDGEGKNASVELSEPLEEELSGIIEVLGRVTTKATIMASTYMPFREDKNSFDLGLYNEALKVIHDFPQYYPFEVRASE, from the exons ATGATGGGAGATATCATGGAAGCGGCCAGAGTGCGTATCAACAGCAGCATGCTCTCTCAATATATCAACAAGCCTGTCTGTTTTGTAGGGCGAGTGGAGAAG gttcACCAAACAGGCACATCTTTCCTTCTTTCAGACGGAGAGGGTAAGAATGCATCAGTCGAGCTCAGTGAACCT CTAGAGGAAGAATTAAGTGGCATTATAGAGGTTTTAGGACGAGTTACAACAAAAGCAACCATCATGGCGAGCACATATATGCCATTCCGGGAAGACAAGAACAGTTTTG ACTTGGGTCTTTACAATGAAGCACTGAAAGTAATTCATGATTTCCCCCAGTACTATCCTTTTGAAGTACGGGCAAGTGAATGA